ctgCATGATAATAGCTAGAGAAATTCGTAggggattttttaaatattgtttttcatagaaatagcaatatttaaaaaatccccTACGTATTTCTCTAGCTATTATCATGcagattatgaaaaatttttgttttttgttccAGGTCAAAATTTGCGACACTTATGCTGCAAGCTCCGGAGCACCTCCCGCAATAATACGCTTACGTTTACAAGGCTCCAGCGCcgccatttaaaaaataaaaaattgtttcatatactttaagatatgtacaataaagtcctttaaatagatttttgatttactttttcttttaaccataaaaaattcttctatttttcgGATCTCTAGAGTGGTGTTACCCCTTAAGAACAATCAGATCAAAGAGAAACTATTCCTATGTATTTAAAGAACATTTAAAGAACCAATCGATTAAAGGGAAAGAGGCAGTAAGAGCCGGCGCGGTAAATAGGGcgcaagttatatatatttttcttatcgtcaatacataaaaaaattcgcgaacgTTTCGACCAATTTTGTGGTCATCTTCAGCGCAATAAATTAGAAACGTGTAAATTACTCTATTGTAATGCGGTCATTAGGCTATTGTATACTCGCACGTCGCACGTTCCCTTATCCATGCGGTCATTCCGGTGTGTGTGCGCTACTCCATAGGCAAGCAACCTTGAGTCCCTCCCAAGTTAGAAGGCTAGGAGGACCATGCTGCATTTGGTACTTCATTATATGTTGCATGATACCTGCACACATACAGGAGCGACACAAATTTGTTTTGCAACGAATATTCTTATACATCGATCTCTCAACTGGCATTACCGTTATTTGTTTTTCACCGAATTCTTATACATCGATCTTTTAACCTCGAGGCAAGCGAAACATATTAGATCGGTCATTACCTCTTGAAACATTGTCGAGACAACTTGCGTCCGTTATCTGTGCGCTGTACCGTTTCACGATCAAGTATTATCTCTCGAAGCAATGTCAAGATTACTTGCGTCTGTTATCTGCCGATTTGTGCGCTATACCGTTTACGATTTCATTGTAAGTAACTCACAGTGCTCAATTTTATATCGATGTGAACCGTAAATCAGTGTGTCGCTCCTGTATGTGTGCAGGTATCATGCAACATATAATGAAGTACCAAATGCAGCATGGTCCTCCTAGCCTTCTAACTTGGAAGGGACTCAAGGTTGCTTGCCTATGGAGTAGCGCACACACACCGGAATGACCGCATGGATAAGGGAACGTGCGACGTGCGAGTATACAATAGCCTAATGACCGCGTTACAATAGAGTAATTTACACGTTTCTAATTTATTGCGCTGAAGATGACCACAAAATTGGTCGAAAcgttcgcgaatttttttatgtattgacgataagaaaaatatatataacttgcgCCCTATTTACCGCGCCGGCTCTTACTGCCTCTTTCCCTTTAATCGATTTAATCACGAGagccttataatttttaatttttaaagaaccaagttttcaaatttgttttttcttttattattcgttattcaAATATGTTTTAAGATATTTACCATTTAGGATTAAAGTTCGTTACCGAAAATTGCGTTAAGAAAACCGAAAAATTTAGGCATAGCTCATATTACGTTGCTTTTTGGGCATCTTTGTAGAGAAAAAGATGCGAAAGGCGACAACGGAGACCTGCCCGGATTGGAATCACGTGATAATAAGAATAGAGAGGATAGGatgaaggaagaaagaaaagaattaaggaaaaaaggaaagaaggagcacggaaggaaggaaagaaggAACGAAAGACACATAAGAAAGCGAAAGTGATGACGAACGTGATGTGCATCGCTCTGAGTTTGTGCATTGTGACATAGAAATTCacgtatatacttatattcgAGACATGTGTTAGCTCATCCTACAGTAGTCTAATACACATATGCAAACAGTGAAGTCACATTGATCACCTTTCAGACcgtaacaataattataactaattaaatttacattttgtacATGTCCATTTAAGTAAGTACATATTACTAGTTcgagcaattaaaaattagttattaaattaagaattaatttttctgcaGAAAATCCAATGTCCTACGATTCAATTAAAGATGTcgttagatttatatttatataattgatgaCGTCACAGATTTGAGAATAGGTTTAATTTCAGGATTTAGAGATTAATTGATCGGGAATTTAGAACGCGGcgaaacttccgaaaacgtccatgctcagatttaggtgaaactttgtgaataggttccttttggataaaaaacacatataccaaaaggattttttgcgactccaaagtttaccaacttttttaacatttttaacttgctGCCTCCgcgcatacattttccacgcgaaacaaaccaaaacagctctcaagtaatgtaaacaaccATAAAGTCATACCCGTCAAAGTCATAACATAAACATAATTGGCGAAACTTCAGAAAATCAGAAACGTTATAAACTACGATGCAtatagttttcgagatatcaatttatataatctatcacatagtataataatatacacagaATTAGCagtaagaaagagagagaaagagagcgagagagagagaaagagagagagagagagagagagagagagagagagagagagagagagagagagagagaaacagtacacacgtaagCGAGGGaagggctaccgcacctcccccgaaagcaggggggagGTGGGGgggaacctcggttcgcgtgaaaagtgtatgcgtaaacttttcatgcgtggaaagttaatataaatttttaaataatacttcaattgtgtgtgtgtataaaatgGACACACGTAAGCGTGGGGAGGgtctaccgcacctcccccgaaagcagggggaggTGAGggtaaacctcggttcgcgtgaaaagtgtatgcgtgaaggcagtaggttccgcctccctacggggggctccactattattagacacatagtgtgcctccaaagtacatgcgtgagcTTTCCACGCATGGACAGTCAACTTACGCGGCActtcgtttcgcgtggaaaatgtatacGCAGAAGcagcaaattaatatatttgtactttgtGTATGACTTTATGTTTGTTTATATTACTTGAGAGCTGTTTTGGTTTGTTTCGCATGGAAAATGTATGCGCGGAGCCAACAAgttgaaaatgttaaaaaagttgctaaactttaaagtcgcaaaaaatccttttggtatatgtgtttcttatctaaaaggaacctattcacaaagtttcacctaaatctgagcatggacgttttcggaagtacAGCCAAACTCTTGGATTGTCAATTTTTCACTTGAGTTACTTTAATCGAAATTTCTCAGGATAATCCTATCTGCTCGATATATTCGCTATTGCTAGCAGCACTATTCACAGGTGTATATTGGACCTCAATTCTCATCGACATACTGGATTACGTCTCGAAGGTTATCGCTTGATACTTTAGGTTTAACCGACTTACAGTTTCAATGATAATCCTACAACTTTGATGAAATTTGTGTAAAGCgtcttgaatataaaaaaatatcattaatctATCAAACTGATCGTCGTTCGCGAATTAAAGGTACAAGTCTTCTGCATTAAACGTTAACAACGTAACTGATCAAGGAAATTCTTTATCCTTCGATCTTCACCGTAAATTTTTCGAGTTTCAAACAATCtactaatttttatcaattaatatcaaGGATTCAGAGCAAGAGTGCAGTGACAACCGTAGAAGCTCCAAGCTTTGAATGCTCTATTCTTGCTCCGAGTCCAATGATCTCTCCAAGACGACCCGTTCTCTCGATCAAGGCTCGCGATATGTATGTCGACGAGTATACGACGAGCGCGAATTGCCGTCCGAGTGAGTTTTTTTAGAGCCATGCCAATATATACGCCGGATGACTGCGGTGCAGCGTTTGGACGCCGGTGCTGCCATTACTCGATTTTTATTACTCACCTTGCGGTTAATCCTGTCGATCTGCTGATTCTGATTCCCGAGCTCGCTGCCCATGTCAATCGCCATGTTCCTCAGGTTGCCGATCATCGTGTTCACCTGGCCCATGTTATCCTCCATCTCACTCTCGCGCGCGTCGTTCGTGATCTTGGCGATATAGCCGGTCTGCGGCCCGAGACCGTTGCGGTCGTCCATCACCCGCTGCGGCTGGTTGTTCACGACCTTGCCGTCATCGTTGCCCTTCCACGTGCCCTCATCTTCTTTAAAGCTGGCGCCTCTGTGCGCGCAAGATTGTCGCGCGAGCGACGCGATTAAGTCAGTCTCGGGAGGAAAGTTTAAGAACTAACGTTCAATAGACAGCGGGAAAGATCGATTTAAAAATCGGAAATGAGTAGTcacgtttaataaaattaattccacTAATTCTGCAGATTTGCGCtagttaatttataaattgcacTTTGCAACTGGCTCTACagagataaataattcattatttattttaataattttaatgcgcctttttttcgttattttaacttgcaattttcgtaaaaatttagtTCTGATATAAAATTCGGAACTTGTACCTAACAGCTATATAACAATATGATGTAATTTCATTACAGTTTATAAGTAATATAcgagttaaatttaaacaactttctataatttaatattccgtGATTGGTCAACATGTCTTCAGTTATATTCAACTTATCTTCTAAGTTAAATCTCTTAAATATGGATGAGGCGcattaaatttatctcttaGCACACGTGCGGTCTAATCGTGTagcttattataataatagtaaactTAATGGGACGATGAAGTATGCAGAGaacttttttcgattttcttttttaaaggaAGAAGAGCGACAgcacaaaaagaagaaaaaatgctaaaataGTTGTGTCGTACTTGTTACAGGGAAGAACGCAAAGGCCGCAGCACTTCTCCATTCCAGTAAGATTTTTTTCGGCCTCTTTCATGTCGGCGTTAATCTGGTCCATGCCCTCCTCGATCCGGTCCAGCTGTTCTGTTTTGTTTTACAGGAATGTAACGTTAGTTGATAATAAGACGATTATCTCGCGGAGACTTGAAGGGGAAAGGGCAACCACGCGAGAGAGATCGTTATCTCTAATTAGAAGCCATAGCGAATGCTCTACAAAAGCGAATTAAACTAAATTCGACTTGGAGGAGTGTCTGCGACACACCCTCTATTGGCGAAGAGTGTTCTACGTGATATAATCAAGCTTctgtaaaataagaaaagaaaaaactttaGCTCTTCGCGGTGTAGGCTTCGATTTTAAGCTCATTTTACATAAACGTCGATTTTTGTCAATTCCATAATTATCAATCTGCTtattagattaatatattcattttctttaaatttagttTCATCGTTTCGATCAATTTTTATCGCAATACTAATTTTCaggatttaatttatatatctttccattaaaataaataaataaatagatataaaaatatatttattttaatgtaaagaTGATTACGAAACGAAAGCGGCCGCTAAGAGTTAAAGCTGTTGACACGTACAGCTTCAAGCAGCTCAGAACTTATGggaatttttattacgaacATAAACGATCTAATATGTAATCAAGCGGTCATCGGCTAAAGGGACAAACGAAAGTGAAGGTACATTGCCCAATCCTCTTTcgatttctaatttaatctcCTCGCGAGATAAGCGACGGTTTGCTAGAACCCTCACGCGAAGAAAAAGGGCGCCCTTTCTTAATCCTCGTCCTTCATCTCGTTTCCGCGGCAACGTTTCCGTATTCcgaattacaaaattcaaatGAGAAGTGAGAATTTCGCGTCTCTGGGAGGTGTCCTGCGTGAAAATTCAATAAGCATTTCCAAGTTCGATTGCTCtcttatagattttttatagtttcagACGTTTATTCGCGAAAACGCAGGTgccctttttcttcttcattcaAGCGATTCGATTTTGTATTTTAGCACACGGGAGATCAATCGAGCGAAGGTCGATGATATATTGATCTAAATTGGAATCTATTATCTTCGATCGATGATGGACGAATGAGTCATTCGTTTGGAAGCTCGGATAACAATATATCTACTAGATACATAAGTAGGCAATTACAAGAAAGGacagattaaaataatcatgTAATTCTTTCATGTGAAATTTACTGTCGAAAATATAGTAACGTACagaatcgatattttattgaatcaaagaatatttcgTACACACATGAGAAAGAGAGCATGCGAGAAGTTTTTATTGTCATAAAATCAAAGAAGATGACAAAATGTTTcttcttgtaatatattatatacaacatcaatctttttttccggtaaataaaagatacaaaaagCGCAACGCTCTTTATGCGCCATCAACTAAGATAAGGGTTGTTCGCACGAGAGGGAAAACATCCGCTCGATAGATCTCCCAGACTTTGCACAAAGTGGAGTGCGACGAAAGCGCGAATTGCAGTTAAGCGAAAAGTTTCCTTGCTCCTATACATCGAGCGAGTTGCTCTGTTATGTGTTTAGAGAATATGTGCAGTGAGTTGGTTCCTCACTTAGTGAGTGGTACAACTTTTAGCTAAGTGTACAGGGTGTCCCGAAAGCTCTCACGGAAAAGAAAGGTTTTGCTGCAACAGCAaatctatttgttaaatatgagacaactaacattttttgctgcgagagctaattaattttgcaataatagcaaaaccttttgttGCAATAGCAAAAAGTTTTGCTGAACTTTGCTATtgcagcaaaaaattttgctattattgcaaaattaattagctctcgcagcaaaaaatgttagttgcCTGTATAGTagcaaatcttttttttccgtgctCGTCTAACTGCGCATTGATCAAAGTAGTATTCATGAAAATTGGACGCAATCTATAACATCCAATTCCGAATATTAACTCGCTAGTGTTACAGATGAATTTCGGATGAGATGCCTTGTGTACACGTGATATCTCGGAGATACAATTTGCATCTCAGCTAAAGCGAAGACGCCGTTCCTTCGTCATTTCGTGGAGATATTTAGATAACAGACGAATcggtaaatgtttacaattagggcctgacctccgatgaccttgaccttgacatatgttgtcaaggtcaccctcctgagtgaccttcagaaggttttagtcgggggtcgctttttattaaaaagttattaacaaaaaaaggtttggcgacctcaccgatttcaatgaccttgatatatgttgtcaaggtcatgaccccgagtgaccttcagaaggttttagccgtcgctcgttattcgttaaaaagttattaacaaaaaagtttggaaaatacgtagtttagatgacgcgctttacaaatatttaactgtttaaagcgcgtcactaatctacataggttagatgacgcgctttaacagtatttaattgtttaaagcgtgtcaactaacccatgcgtaaaccatttcggggctaccgcacctctcccgaaagcaggggggtgtgggtgaacctcggtatgcgtggaaagtgtatgcgtgaacttttcatgcgtggaaagttaatatgcgagatgccagatgagttagatgacgcgctttaaaaatattcaactgtttaaagcgcgtcatctaacccatgtaagtattttctgctttaacaaaaagacttcaatttatcaacaatttactgctttatgttgtgttttggtaaaacagcgactttctcgcgaaataaagtattctctgcttaaagaaaaacgtaatattagtcgtttatgcctctcagtacttaaaataactgctatattttcgaaactttttttgtttataactttttaataagaagcgacccccgactaaaaccttctgaaggtcactcagaagggtgaccttgacaacatatgtcaaggtcaaggtcatcggagatcaggccctaattgtaaacatttaccgACGAATctttcaataatctttaaattgaaatttatttataataaactctatgtaaaatttatcttcgGCATAAAACACACGATCCTTTTATGCCTTCGTAATATGCTATGCTAAGAAATCAAGGGACTACTGAACGAACATAATTAACGAGTAATTAAAATAGTCGAACAACGGTTGATAAGAGGAATTTCGAGACACCCTGTAGTGCCCACCGGTTTCGCTAAAGTATACAGTGGATACGAGTTTGCCTAGAAGACAGCTCTATATAGACGCGCGTAGGAGTATACTCATTCTTGGCTAACAATATGTGTAAGCGATATCcttgtaatttgtaatatgaGTATAGCGGGTATTCGACGTGGCCGACGTAACGGTATACTTTCGGCTAAAAAGCGGAGGCCGGGTTCGCGGCTGTTCGTCTTACCGTGTTGTCTCCGATCTTTATTTCGACGATGAAGTGCGTTCGTGTAGGTGTGTCGTGTAATTGTATGTAAACACAATTGCACGCGTCGTGTTGACTGATAGATGCGACGCGAATGCTGTGACACGCGTGTCATGAAACTTCTTGATCACGTTTGTTGTCCGCTTGATCTGTTTTCCTCTGTTTCTTATAAAAGTCCACGTTCGCACGATTTTTGTTCCAAGTGTATAATCCTTTGCATATGTATACAATCAACCGGCATTgaagtattaatatattggtccTATTAACCCTATACGCAGCTTCCGAATGTGACAATATgttgattaataaattatttcaatcgtCAAATTTAAGTCATTTATTTAACTACTTTTATTGCCTTTCATTATAGCTATCTAATTTTACATCTACAAGGATAAATCCAatgtgatattaaaaaatgtactttgTAAGCATTTAAATCTAGAGAACTGATTAACAAGCAATGATCCTTTCGTGAACAATTGAATAAAactttatgaattattttcttacaattagacgtCTCGTAAAAGTCTTATTATATAGGTTGGGATCAATCCGCTCAAATATCTAAAAACCCGCGCGTAAGTTTTATAAGGAAACTTTTCAGACAAAAATTGTTCAGTATTAAGGGGGTCATCTGATTATGACTTTTACTTAACCTTAAGTCAAGGTCAGAGCACTATTTCAAggtcaactttatttttttcaaataggAACCCCCACTTTTCatcacatatttttgtagctaaaggccggttttcacacgcaatgattggTGGCGCCAGGCCGCGCCAGTCGACTAACgccaataaaaatgcaagtgtaaacaCTTGATACAAACTGGCGCTAGTAATGTGGCGTTTACTGGCGGTTATTGGCCAAAGcatataacctcaaatttggaggttatatgcttgctgtcatttactgtgtgtttaataaatgttaaatattttccatattatacGCCAATCACTGTGTAAATACTTGTGAGTTTGCTAGTCGGTTCTGGCGCCAATGAATGCCAGTCAGTTGGCGCCACtcattgcgtgtgaaaaccgGCCTTAATGTCaagacgttttcaaaacattataattaagctctctttcgttaagtatttcttgagatattttaaattttgccatatttttttatataaaatatgaaatatcttataaagTATTCATTTTTCGATAACTTTATATTGgtacttttatacataaaataatgaaaaaaaatcgattgttatataaaattaataaaaaaatatttttaaaaattttattgcattttatagacgtactaaattttgcaaaattgtaaatgtataaattaatattattattcgattcCTTTCATTActctacgtataaaagtatcaaaataaagttatcaaaaaatgaactttatgagatatttcatattttatattaaaaaatattatggtaaaaaatatttcagaaaatatttaacaaaagagaactttattttatattatagtattttgaaaacgtctcgacatcagctacaagaatatgtaataaaaaatagaagtttctatttaaaaaaataaagttgacGTTGAAGTAGTGCTCTAACTTTGACACAAGGTCAAATAAAAGTCAGCATCAGACTCCCTCAACACCTTTTGTttaacccgttgtggtcacacctcctaaaaataacgtagtgGTCACACGGGGTCCAATGGACCCCACAACAGTTTccatttgcgttcttttttgatgtatcgactcaaaccttgaactggaattaatttatgacttcctcttgataatccaataatttaaaaaaattttttatgttgaaaaaacgcgagaaaaaatttttttttcgagaaatttgactgttttcacaaaaatatttatcaaaatttttttggataaagcaaaaaaactttgtacgttttactctcaaaatagtattaaaaaaaagaaaaaaaagaaaaaaaagaaaagaaaaaaaaggtccagtggaccccatgtgaccaCAACGAGTTAAAAAGTTTTCTTCTAAAACTTACAggtttcgagatatttgagtggattaattaaaatgacccatcctatatgtatattggcATAAAGTATATTCAATCTGACATTATTCGTAGCTATACCCTTGTGTGacttataattagaaaaaacttCCTCTAGTTAATTTAATCTAgcttttaataaactttaacttttttCTACCTTTTTTTAACTACACTTTCTATTCGTTACTTCGCTTCTCAAAGTAGATTTGTCTTACTTTAAATACCAAACCAAACCAAACCTAACCTAACCAAGAATGTAAAATACGTGGCCtgagatttataatataccCAAAGATTTAGAAATGTCTGATTTTAACGCGTCGATGTATCCAAAAATCGTGCGACGCGCAACAAATCCCGAGGTAGCAAAAATCTCGAAAGATGCGGAAGGGAGGAACGAGAGTCAAGAACGACTTGAGGAAACCGGAAAAAGGACGAGGGAGACACGAGAAAGGTATGGCGGAAAGTAAGTATCGTAACCACATTATATTAGTATAGTATGCAGTGTGGAAGAGAAAGTATACGCAGACAGCAGTGCCGGAAGCCCGAGAGAAGCCGAAGAAAGAAGGGCGGAAAGAAGAGCGGAAGAGAACCAAAGAAGCGCGCGAGGAAGTCAGAGTCTgccaaaaagaagaaaaaagggaaaagaaaaacgaagaCCACCGCGCTTGGACGGTGAGGGTGAAATGTATATGAATGGTATAACAATGGTCTGATTGTGCGCTGCTGGACAGTATGTAATACCACTAAATACGAGTATATATACAGTACACATCATTGTTGATAACAGGGGTGtagcgataaaataaaataaaaaccgaTGGTAAAACAAAAGGCAAGATTTCAAGATTTTCTCCAACATTTATTTCACACAAGAGATCATCCCGGAATATTCTCCTTTTCTGGCCCAAAGATACCGGCTACACCCCTGATCGATAAGTATAAAACAGTAAGTGTCGATGATGCACGTGTGAGTGTCGCGTGTTATTATCTCCTCAGCGAAAAGGAATAAGCGAGTAACGGGGCCCCGTTTCTCGCGTCGGCAGATTCATATCCGATTTTCCCCGATCGGTATTCCGGCGCCTAATCTGAATTGTTTGGTCGGTCGTTACGATTACAACACTCACAGATAATTtcgtgagagaaaaaaagaatgatttCAAGATAGACTGGAGTGCTTCCGCTCAGGGTTAATGGCTGTATCAGTATATAGGAATCGAGAAGTTAGAGAACGAGGCGagcaataaagttataatagaTGCCGAAAAGTCGCTTCTCGACGGATTAGAGCAAAAAGCGTAACATTTTTCGAATTACGGGAAATCGACTGCCTCGGAATCGGAGTCCTGCTACCAGTCCCCTTCCCCAGAAGCAATCTGTATGCAGGACATGTCAGAAATACGCGACGATATTTCAGAGCGATGCGCGATGGTCGTGAACAGATGTGTGAGGCGGAGAGATGCGCGTGCAGGAAAACGATACTTCCGTCCATTACTTAGCAAAACCGCGCGAGCTATCGCTCGCAATTGCCACGCTCATGAGATATCGTCGCGTATTAATCGCACGGCGGATAAGAAGAGTATTCTCCGTGTCTTCCCCGCTATATAAACACCCGGCCCGACagtctaattattttaattctacgTAGCAGAAGCGAGGCGTTTTGAGAATTAATAACAGCAGTACGTAAAAAACCGAGGGGGATCAATCggtactttttatcttttaggTATCGTTTACGAGGTCtccaatatttttagtttgaCGAGGCAAGGGATCGGCAAATATTTATAGCAACGAAATCATAAGTACGGATGAGTACTATTCTTATCCCCGGTACCCCGGTACGTTCTGTGCACACTGTAAAATgttgatatttttgatatcgcCGGTTGTCGCTTCCA
This sequence is a window from Temnothorax longispinosus isolate EJ_2023e chromosome 11, Tlon_JGU_v1, whole genome shotgun sequence. Protein-coding genes within it:
- the Snap25 gene encoding synaptosomal-associated protein 25 isoform X5, whose product is MPAPTSVAGAAPEGGPPRTELQELQLKAGQVTDESLESTRRMLALCEESEEIGANTLTMLDHQGEQLDRIEEGMDQINADMKEAEKNLTGMEKCCGLCVLPCNKGASFKEDEGTWKGNDDGKVVNNQPQRVMDDRNGLGPQTGYIAKITNDARESEMEDNMGQVNTMIGNLRNMAIDMGSELGNQNQQIDRINRKGESNETRIQVANERAHQLLK
- the Snap25 gene encoding synaptosomal-associated protein 25 isoform X3, with the translated sequence MPAPTSVAGAAPEGGPPRTELQELQLKAGQVTDESLESTRRMLALCEESKEAGIRTLVALDDQGEQLDRIEEGMDQINADMKEAEKNLTGMEKCCGLCVLPCNKGASFKEDEGTWKGNDDGKVVNNQPQRVMDDRNGLGPQTGYIAKITNDARESEMEDNMGQVNTMIGNLRNMAIDMGSELGNQNQQIDRINRKGESNETRIQVANERAHQLLK
- the Snap25 gene encoding synaptosomal-associated protein 25 isoform X4, whose product is MPAPTSVAGAAPEGGPPRTELQELQLKAGQVTDESLESTRRMLALCEESKEAGIRTLVALDDQGEQLDRIEEGMDQINADMKEAEKNLTGMEKCCGLCVLPCNKGASFKEDEGTWKGNDDGKVVNNQPQRVMDDRNGLGPQTGYIAKITNDARESEMEDNMGQVNTMIGNLRNMAIDMGSELGNQNQQIDRINRKGESNETRIAVANQRAHALLK
- the Snap25 gene encoding synaptosomal-associated protein 25 isoform X6 translates to MPAPTSVAGAAPEGGPPRTELQELQLKAGQVTDESLESTRRMLALCEESHEVGMKSLVMLDEQGEQLDRIEEGMDQINADMKEAEKNLTGMEKCCGLCVLPCNKGASFKEDEGTWKGNDDGKVVNNQPQRVMDDRNGLGPQTGYIAKITNDARESEMEDNMGQVNTMIGNLRNMAIDMGSELGNQNQQIDRINRKGESNETRIQVANERAHQLLK
- the Snap25 gene encoding synaptosomal-associated protein 25 isoform X7, whose protein sequence is MPAPTSVAGAAPEGGPPRTELQELQLKAGQVTDESLESTRRMLALCEESHEVGMKSLVMLDEQGEQLDRIEEGMDQINADMKEAEKNLTGMEKCCGLCVLPCNKGASFKEDEGTWKGNDDGKVVNNQPQRVMDDRNGLGPQTGYIAKITNDARESEMEDNMGQVNTMIGNLRNMAIDMGSELGNQNQQIDRINRKGESNETRIAVANQRAHALLK